One genomic segment of Ricinus communis isolate WT05 ecotype wild-type chromosome 5, ASM1957865v1, whole genome shotgun sequence includes these proteins:
- the LOC8267447 gene encoding probable xyloglucan endotransglucosylase/hydrolase protein 8 — protein sequence MKGRVSPMAALLFTAALVAAVYCISSEAAVSKGSFEDNFSIMWSENHFKTSEDGQIWYLSLDKETGCGFQTKQRYRFGWFSMKLKLVGGDSAGVVTAYYMCTENGAGPTRDELDFEFLGNRTGEPYLIQTNVYKNGTGNREMRHMLWFDPTEEFHTYSILWNNHQIVFFVDRVPVRVHKNNGKENNFFPNEKPMYLFSSIWNADEWATRGGLEKTDWKKAPFVSSYKDFSVDGCQWEDPYPACVSTTTKNWWDQYDAWHLSDSQKMDYAWVQRNLVIYDYCKDTERFPTLPVECSLSPWD from the exons ATGAAGGGAAGGGTTTCCCCCATGGCAGCTCTTCTCTTCACTGCAGCTTTAGTGGCTGCTGTTTATTGCATATCATCTGAAGCAGCTGTTTCCAAAGGATCATTTGAAGACAATTTCAGCATTATGTGGTCAGAGAATCATTTTAAAACATCTGAAGATGGGCAGATCTGGTACCTCTCCTTGGACAAGGAAACAG GTTGTGGATTTCAAACAAAGCAGAGATACAGATTTGGATGGTTTAGTATGAAGCTGAAATTAGTCGGAGGTGACTCAGCTGGTGTAGTGACAGCTTATTAT ATGTGCACAGAGAATGGCGCAGGACCAACAAGGGATGAGTTGGATTTTGAGTTCTTGGGAAATAGAACAGGGGAACCCTATTTGATACAGacaaatgtatataaaaatgGAACTGGTAATCGCGAGATGAGGCACATGCTTTGGTTTGATCCCACTGAGGAGTTTCACACCTATTCCATTCTCTGGAACAACCATCAGATTGT GTTTTTTGTAGATAGAGTACCAGTAAGAGTTCACAAGAACAATGGAAAAGAGAACAACTTCTTCCCAAATGAGAAGCCAATGTACCTATTTTCAAGCATTTGGAATGCAGATGAATGGGCAACAAGAGGTGGGCTAGAGAAGACAGACTGGAAAAAAGCGCCATTTGTGTCCTCATATAAGGACTTTAGCGTTGATGGTTGCCAATGGGAAGACCCATACCCTGCATGTGTATCAACAACTACCAAGAATTGGTGGGATCAATATGATGCTTGGCATCTTTCTGATTCACAAAAAATGGACTATGCTTGGGTCCAGAGAAACCTTGTCATCTATGATTATTGCAAAGACACTGAAAGATTCCCAACTTTGCCAGTTGAGTGCTCACTGAGTCCATGGGATTGA